In Arachis stenosperma cultivar V10309 chromosome 1, arast.V10309.gnm1.PFL2, whole genome shotgun sequence, one DNA window encodes the following:
- the LOC130977851 gene encoding uncharacterized protein LOC130977851 — MTELDADGQGRDNSSNLFVRFLGQVAHRIIFCPIFIKRWDKMPEDNTKRQWKLIEENFEFDYAASVKWALKTLGDRWKAHKYNLRGEYFFLNKRKAEILAANPSDIPPVEWTAFVDHYMDPKTKEKKLGRPVCRSEVIVSTLLKKDRRKLAEHLSEDQEHVATEGIHSEELAHPDDAIGKVCGPENGKRVRGFSNAACPSGFGFGKSKHIFGGENTKVLAVHCNSMLQI; from the exons aTGACGGAGTTAGATGCAGATGGACAAGGTCGAGATAACAGCTCGAACTTATTTGTGAGATTTCTTGGTCAAGTAGCTCATCGAATTATATTTTGTCCCATATTCATCAAAAGATGGGATAAGATGCCAGAGGATAACACAAAAAGACAGTGGAAACTTATTGAA GaaaattttgagtttgattATGCTGCTAGTGTCAAATGGGCTCTAAAGACCTTAGGTGATAGATGGAAGGCCCATAAGTATAATTTACGAGGAGAATACTTCTTTCTTAACAAAAGAAAGGCAGAAATTCTAGCTGCGAATCCCTCAGACATACCGCCTGTTGAATGGACTGCTTTTGTGGATCATTATATGGATCCTAAAACAaag GAGAAAAAATTGGGAAGACCTGTATGTCGAAGCGAGGTTATTGTATCAACTTTGCTAAAGAAAGATAGGA GAAAACTAGCAGAGCATTTGTCTGAAGATCAAGAGCATGTTGCCACTGAAGGTATTCATTCAGAAGAGTTGGCTCATCCGGATGATGCAATTGGAAAAGTTTGTGGTCCTGAGAATGGTAAGCGAGTACGTGGCTTTAGTAATGCTGCATGTCCCAGTGGTTTTGGTTTTGGTAAGTCAAAGCACATCTTTGGAGGGGAAAATACGAAGGTTCTAGCAGTGCATTGCAACAGCATGTTGCAGATCTAG